gcactggaaaatcatagagagctgtttttGCTCATTTGAACGGACACTGATGTATTTAAAACCTTTTATAATTAAGATAAATAAtcttcaaaacaaaatcaattttttcgaaaaactgcatttttctataattctgtagtagaaaatattattatctTCCTGTAcacgaaaattaaaatatgattttaaccATTATATAAAAGTATGTAGATATAGTTGTGTAAATTACAGTAATTTTTGGGGGGTACTAACAAAAAATCTGATTCGTCAACTGAAACTAGAATAATACctggaaatttcaaataaaataattttatttatctgcaaactgcaaaaacatttatgatatccgagcaataattttaattttttaattcaaaccagaaaaatacccagaaattttagaattattttttttttgtcaagttgTAACtacttgaaattttatttcgtCTGTCAGTTCAAAGTTATAACTGTCTCCTGGAACCACACATTTTTGATGCACCAAACATTGATGCAACACATACTTATCTTTAGATAAGATAgtataacaaaaattactttaaattatCTTCCTTTAGAAATCatcataagtaaaaatttcccATACAGGGAATCTAACCCGTGCCAACTGGATAAGTGTCATCAATATCTATATAGATACACCATATAGCGTACATTAAAATATCTGATTAGTAATGGTTATGTTAAAGAATGATATTAAGAGACGATCATTAGAAGAACAAACCATTTCATACATTGGACTTAGTGCGCTACCTGAATCTTTGAGGTTCGTTTCTTACTGTTCGAAAGAAGAAAAAGCCATTGTCTTTTCCTGTTTGTGATCAGGCGTATATCTAGACAAGGTCTTGACGGCAAATTTGCTCTCAAAAATCTGGgatgcagcggtagctagcaacttAATAAGAGACGATCACCTCCAATGTTAAGAAATGTACTAGCCcaaaactcctaaaaatagagttagatcaaaacaaaaagtacactattagagCCACCTTGTCCAAAACCCTAACTAGAAAACAAaccgtcccttggcttgaacaacaagggaaatatagtggcttgaaaatcaagaaaagaggCAGCAACCATAATATTCTGCATAAACAGCatcttttttccatttattcttcttttcctCGAATAGCTtggcactggaacatcgtagtgctgtttaatggctcattttaaaggaaattgataaGATTAGGAaacattttgtatttaaaaaaaaaattttcaacagaatcaattttttcatttaaaactgcATTTTTCCGCAACACTGTAGTAGCTGTTTATATTTTACACTATGACAGTCGATAATATTACATTACAGTTGATATGTATCCGGGTTTACATAAAGGGTCgatatatttttaagtaaacaacGAATAGTAAAGCCCATAATAACTGAATATTACTAAGAGACTGAAAGTTTGTAATAACACCTTACTTTCCTTGAAACCATGATCCAtgtgacattattttaaaatattttacagtAAACCCATAATACCTCAAATATTAAATCGTGGTTGCAGCGATAACTGAAATCTAGTAAAAGATGATTACATAAAGGGTCGAtataatctatctatctatctatctatctatctatctatatataaatactagctgttggggtggcgcttcgcgccaccccaacacctagttggtggggcgcttcgcgccccccaagcccccccgcgcgcgtaagtcgttacgcgccatattagttacgcgccattgtagcagtgtccctgtgtcccacctgtgaatagagatagatataaatatatatttttaactacgtaaaacatgcgaatatacaacattcttcgctgtcccattgtctgtgcatataaatagcatttatattccctgtgtcccggtcgtcatttgtgtcctggtgtcccagtttgtatttcctctttgagtgtcccggtcgtcatttatattccctgtgtcccagtgtcccggtcgtcatttgtgtcccgtgtcccggtctgtaatttctattcaaacaatccctgtgtctcagtcgtcaattatatatcccacttgtgcccccggcgtccccgttgtagatgtgtccctgcgtcccggtcgtcatttatattcccggtcgtgatttgtgtccgggtgtcccagtctgtaatttttcttcgaggttcctggtcgtcatttatattccctctgtgtcggtcgtcatttgtgtcccggtctgtaatttatctttgagtgttttttctttttagttttttttagttttttacattttttcagtttttttttcttctttatttttcagcgtcactatgaagtacatatcgccgaaccttcagtcattttacaattaaacatttttccgtgaacgcatgtcttaaataccattaatgacgtcaccgtcaaagaaaaaatgacgacaactaatttcatgacgtcagtcaacacagaaacatgacgtcacctgatccacagacagacagacaacttatttttatatagatagatgtcccggtcgtcatttgtgtcctggtgtcccagtttgtatttcctctttgagtgtcccggtcgtcatttatattccctgtgtcccagtgtcccggtcgtcatttgtgtcccggtgtcccggtctgtaatttctattcaaacaatccctgtgtctcagtcgtcaattatatatcccacctgtgcccccggcgtccccgttgtagttgtgtccctgcgtcccggtcgtcatttatattcccggtcgtgatttgtgtccgggtgtcccagtctgtaatttttctttgaggttcctggtcgtcatttatattccctctgtgtcggtcgtcatttgtgtcccggtctgtaatttatctttgagtgttttttctttttagttttttttagttttttacattttttcagttttttttcctctttatttttcagcgtcactatgaagtacatatcgccgaacctgcagtcattttacaattaaacatttttccgtgaacgcatgtcttaaataccattaatgacgtcaccgtcaaagcaaaaatgacgacaactaatttcatgacgtcagtcaacacagaaacatgacgtcacctgatccacagacagacaacttatttttatatatatagaagttgtctgtgtgtcgagtgacgtcatgttttgcctgccaatctatttatatgcactgacaatgggacagccatgaatgttgtatattcgcaagttttacgtagttaaaaatatatatatatatagttcatTATAAATGAGTACTATGTAATTCCATAAAGGATCGATATAGTTCTTCATAAATGGTTTTAATCAAGAGGATCTCATCTAGTAGTCTAatagaagtttttttctactaataaatAACGAACTTTACCCCATAgtaacttaaatttttatttaaaggtttATTGCAAGGAACAAACTCAAGCCCAAAGGAACTGAACCCTGCGGCTCATTCATACAATCTTCATTATTTTAGCTAGGAGGTAACGAAAACGagtttcgttttaaatttcttaatttaaaagatattgTTTTGAATTCAATATATTAAAAGTTCTCCCCGAAGGGGAATTAAACCCAGTTCTCCCGCGTGACAAGTACAATATAAGTTAAGTATAAGATATGATAATAAAGTCGTTAATTCATCCGGGctgcagcagtagctagcaaccAAGTAAGAGGCGATCACGCCCcttagtaaaaactaaaataacccTCTACctcctaaaaatagagtcagatcaaaacaagaagtacagTATTAGAACCACCTTGTCCGAAACCCCTGTACAGAAATTTTACCGgctcttggcttgaacaacacgGAAattatattggcttgaaaatcaagaaaagtggctgaaacCAAGATATTCTGCACATAcagcatcttttttttctttcttttcattctttctTCCTCCTCAGCTAGCTgggcactggaaaatcatagagagctgaacaatggctcattttaaagaaaattgctaCATCATTTACAAATTACAATTACTTTCGTAATTTACAAAtacaatagtttttaaaatagcatcaattttggcaaaaaaaactgcattttcgtGTACAAGCTTGATGAATGACGTTACAGTCGTATAGGTTTAACCATATATAACGTAATAAGTGAATTCAATGTTTATACACACTGATCTTTCGACAAGATAATAATATAAGATACATAATTACaagaatcaattttttacgaaaaacttcCTCTTTCTATAAAATTGCAGTAGCaagtattatttttaacataataaaAAGCATGCAGATACAGGTATATAAAATGCAATAAttcttttagaggttttgataaaaatttgatttgtgAATTAAAACTAGAGTAATTCCtgtaaatacaaataaaataattttatttcatctctcaGTTCAAAATTATAATTGTCTCCCGGAACAAACTTCAAGATAGGGTTATAACAAAAGTGATTCCAGTGTACATCGACGCTTTCATTCGGTAGACCTCTTGGAGTGAATGATGAAGAAACAAACTCAACTTCGGTAGTAGAATTCGTACAAACTAGAGATCTACCCAAActcaaagaaggtaaaaacctaaaacaagGTGATTCAGCCTATCCTGTGAGGCCAGGTGGAATTCATCGTGTGCGACAGGAAGGCAAATATTGTGGTGCAGCTCTTTTCAATGATTCACTTAAAAAGAGTAGGGGCTCACTTAGGAAGAGAGACGACAATGTTTACATTTTGACGGATTTTTAATGTATACTAGAACCTCGGATCCAGAGATGAAAATCCTAATCAACATTTAATTTTCAACATATGGACAATATACGATAAAAGTTACTGATTGAGGTGGAAAAACCTGATTACTGCCTTAACTATGTGCCATGGGAGGGTAGAAAACTTGAGAGCCAACCTCGTGCCCAGAGATGAAATCCTAATTAGCATGTAATCTTCAACACATggacaatctatatatataaaatatactatAAAAGTCACTGATTGAGGTAGAAAAACCTGATTACTGCCACAGTTATAGGGTATGGGAGGGTAGAAAACTTGAGAGCCAACCTCGCATCCAGAGATGAAATCCTAATCAGCATGAAATCTTCAACACATGGACAATACACTATAAAAACACTAATTGAGGTGAAAAAACCTTATTACTGCCATAATTATAGGCCATGGGAGGGTAAAAAACTTGAGAGCCAATCTCGTATCCAGAGATGAAATTCTAATCAGAACGTAATCTTTAGCACGTGGACAATGCACTATAAAGGTCACTGAGTGAGGTCGAAAAACCTGATTACTGCCATAATTATAGGCCATGGGAGAGTAGAAAACTTGAGAGCCAAAATATGTAGCATTCAActcatatttaattttgtatattcgatCTATTGCTTTCTGTGACAAGTTTGACAAGAGTTTAAACATATATGGCCGAACAAGTCTGTATTTTCGGGTgtttattttatcaaatatttctGATATTGAATGCCATTTAATATCGATGATCTCATACGTTGACTTCTGTTTAAAGTTTGTTTCTTCATTCACATCATAAATTATAAACAGCTTGCAATAGCGGCTATGACCGTCCCGTTTGCCCCTTTCAATATAACGGTTTGAATCAAAGCACCGCATGTTGCACCTATAACCGGTTTCCTCAAAAACTTCACGCACAGCGCAATCTActtcattttcgttttcttCTATCTTTCCCTTTGGAAAGCTCCATTCATATTTTGATCCGAACACTTTGACAAGCAGGACCTTATCATACGTACTGTTTACTAGTATGCATCCATATGTGGGTATTAATCGACAGTATTTTTGCCATTTACTATAGATTGTGGCAATATTAGAAATGTCTTTCCTTAGAAATTCCACTTTATCGAATATATAATGCATGAACtccttatattttaattttctcagcGATGTCATATATGGCGAATCATCTTCCTTGTTTGGCGAATCATAAAGGGCCCAGTTTACTAACTGAATTTGGTTACAAACTTTGTTTAGattctttgtttcttcttttggcAAACTCAATATATACTTTTCAAGCAAATGGTTAAAATTTTCGTTCGACATTCTATTGCAGGAATCTCAACGCTCAACGACAAACACTGTTAATATGCTAAAATCATAAGTTGAGTGattaatttaggaaaataaattcaattgttTCTTTTGGGAGAAAATTTATGAATTCTTCTAGTTGGCAATTAATTTCTATAGGTATTATTTTGCTTCTGTTTATTCCTAagaaatgtgaaattttatagccaaaataaaaaatgccaaACTTATTACGAGTTGGAAGTTTAAAATTGTAACGCTATTTACATAATACAGATTTTACTTTGTTTCTTATGTAGTCTAAATAAACCGAGTCGACCAAGCTCTTGAGGGTCTCATACGCACTAAATTTAAAACTATAGAGCCTAAACGCAAAACCTACATTAAGGGAATCGCAAGTTGGGATGTATCTGAGAGGGGGTCGTAAATATTAGGTTAAGGTTTTTCGATCAATGGGATTATAATTGTATGTATGACTCTTAGCCTTTCAACTGTAGAAACAACACCAAAAAGTGCCAATTCTGGTGCCATATGGCGTCTTAAGGTGGTGTTATAACGATGAACTTACAAAAATCACAGAGATATTTGCAAGAACTTTGAAATGAGCCAATAAAATCTCTACGATGTTGCACTACTTTGACAGTCCAGCTGGTCAGCAGACCATCTTTGAATCGGTTTTTACTAGTTTTCCTAGTTTGATCtcattttcttcgtttttctaGATGGAGTGTTTAAGTCTTTCATGATAAGATTTACACCGTAGTAATTATGGTGATGccatatttataaaatttgcaGGTGCCTGCTACTTCTGTTAGTAAGCAGACCATTTAGAAATAAACTCAGAACTCATTGTGGCATTACTGCCTGCCTCGTTTTTCACcttattttcttggtttttcaAGATGGAGGATTCAAAACCTCTACTAAATGGTGATTGCCCATGGAGATTATAACAACTCCCGTTTCATGCTTTCCAGTCTCTCAGCTCTAGAAATGGCACCAAAAAAGAATTGAGCAGTATCTtgcaaatgagccattaagtcTCTATGTGATACAATAGCTTGCTAGTGCTGGTAGGAAAAGGAAAGCTCATCAGTGCTCTCTTAAAAAAGAGCTCATGATATGACGATTTCCTTTCAATTGAGCCTTCTCCCAACATTCTAAGACGGCAAATCCATTACAATCACCTCTAGAggggaaaagaagaagaaaaaagagacacatcGCTTGCGATACAAAAGAATGATTTTCATTGTTCCattgtttagtgttttttacCATGGCGATTCCAGTGGTGATGTT
Above is a genomic segment from Artemia franciscana chromosome 15, ASM3288406v1, whole genome shotgun sequence containing:
- the LOC136036554 gene encoding m7GpppN-mRNA hydrolase-like yields the protein MSNENFNHLLEKYILSLPKEETKNLNKVCNQIQLVNWALYDSPNKEDDSPYMTSLRKLKYKEFMHYIFDKVEFLRKDISNIATIYSKWQKYCRLIPTYGCILVNSTYDKVLLVKVFGSKYEWSFPKGKIEENENEVDCAVREVFEETGYRCNMRCFDSNRYIERGKRDGHSRYCKLFIIYDVNEETNFKQKSTYEIIDIKWHSISEIFDKINTRKYRLVRPYMFKLLSNLSQKAIDRIYKIKYELNATYFGSQVFYSPMAYNYGSNQVFRPHSVTFIVHCPRAKDYVLIRISSLDTRLALKFFTLPWPIIMAVIRFFHLN